The nucleotide sequence CATGCAGGTCGCGGAGATCGCCGCTCAACTCAAACAGTACGCGAAGACCTTCCCCCGCAGCGTGTACGTCGTGGATCAACGGAGGACCGTTTGAACATATCTGAATGGATGGTGCCGATCGGCCGCCGGTTTCATCGCCGGTCCCGCCTCGGGGGGGCCGGAGTATTCGTTCTCCTTCAATTTTTGTCAAGCTGCGTTGGTTTAACATCGCCGGAACTACCGACCGCGACCGCGGCCGCGGATCACTTCAAAAGGGGCGAAGTTTTTTTTGAAGAGGGCAAGTATGCCGAGGCCATTAAGGAATACCGATACGTGGCGGCTCAATTTCCGAACGAAGACCTTGCATCCGACGCGCAGTACAAGGTGGCGTACACCGAAATCTATTTTAAGAATGCTGCTTCCGACTATGGGATGGCCGAGAAAGATTTTCAGAAGTTGATTCAGAAGTACCCGAACAGTCCCTGGAAAGATCCGGCGCAGAATTGGTTGAGTTTTTTAACCCAGATGGAGTTGTTAAAGGCGGACAAGGAAAAACTCAAGGACGATCTGCAACGATTGCTCGACCTGGATATGCAGTCCGAGAAGAAGCGGCGTGAGTTGAAATGAATTACCACATCGATGAAATGGTGCGGCAACCCTCGATGACCAGCGTGATCTCTCCACGGATGGCCCCGCCCTCCATGGTCGCAATAATCTGAGAGAGTTTTCCCCGAATGATTTCTTCAAAAATCTTGGTCAGTTCTCGAGCCACCACGGCGCGGCGGTCACCCCAGGTTTCGTGCACGTCGTGGAGACTGCGAACTAGGCGATGAGGCGATTCATAAAAAATGACCGTTCGGGGCTCGTCTTTTAGCGCCTGGAGGTGTTTGAGTCTTCCAATCCGTTTTTTGGGAAGAAAGCCTTCGAATAGAAAAGCGTCCGTGGGGAGACCGGATACGGCCAGCGCTGCAAGAAAGGCGGACGGTCCGGGAACGGGCGAAAGGGGGAGTCCAGCTTGGATGCAACGATTGATTAGATAATATCCCGGATCAGAAATTCCCGGTGTGCCCGCATCCGTAACCAGAGCGATCGCGTGACCTTCCTTGAGACGCTGAACCAGAACCTCCGCTTTTTCCTCCTTGTTATGATCATGGTAGCTTGTCAGTGGAGTATGAATCTGGTAATGATTGAGCATCTTCTGCGTATGCCGCGTGTCCTCGGCCGCGATGAGACGGACTTCCTTGAGAACCCGCAGCGCCCGCAACGTGATATCTTCCAAATGGCCAATCGGAGTGCTGACGATGTAAAGAACGCCGTGTTCGGTGTTGTCCATTTAATAATGCCACCGGTGGTTTATTTAAGTGGTTTATTTAAGATGAACGCGGTTGAGGCGGTAGTATAGGCGTTTATAGGACTCAAAGCAAGAGAGCTTGCCATTGGATAGTCATTCTGATATATTAAAACGATTTTATCCGCATGTAAAATCGAGGTGTTATGAATATCGCCGTTATAGGTACAGGATACGTGGGCCTTGTGACCGGCGCATGTTTTGCCGAATTTGGAGTTCATGTCACTTGCGTCGACAAAGATCGGGACAAGATTGAAGCCCTCCGTAAAGGCCAGATCCCGATTTACGAGCCGGGGCTGGGTGAGTTGGTCGGTAAAAATATGGGCAGCGGTCGGCTCCAGTTTACCACCGATATCGGCAGTGCGGTACAGGGGGCGCTCGCTGTTTTTATTGCGGTCGGGACGCCTCCTCGGGGAGACGGATCGGCCAATTTGGAGTATGTGGAGGATGTGGCGGAAACGATTGCCCAACATTTGAATGGTTATAAGTTGATCGTCACAAAAAGCACGGTTCCGGTGGGAACGGGGGGACGGCTTCGCAAGATCATCGGGAAAAACCTTAAGGAGCAGGTTGACTTTGACATCGTTTCAAATCCCGAATTTCTGCGAGAAGGTTCGGCCATCGAGGATTTTTTGAGGCCCAATCGCGTGGTAATCGGAACCAACAGTCCGCAGGCGGAAGCGATCATGAAAGACCTCTATCGACCGCTTTACCTGATCGAGACCCCCTTCATTGTGACGGAGGTGGCCACAGCGGAGATGATCAAGTACGCCTCCAACGCCTTTCTGGCGACGAAGATTTCATTCATCAATGAAATGGCGAATCTCTGTGAGAGGGTTGGGGCGGATGTACATCAGGTGGCCAAGGGAATGGGTTTGGACGGCCGGATCGGTCCAAAATTTCTCCATCCGGGCCCCGGCTACGGCGGCTCCTGCCTGCCCAAAGACACGCTGGCCTTGGTGCAGATGGCGAAGCAGAATGACTGTCCGCTGGATCTGCTCGATGCCGTGGTCCGCGTCAATACGAAACAGAAGGCCGTGATGGTTCAAAAAATTCTTCAGGCCTTGGGGAGCGTTAAAGGGAAAAACGTGGCTGTTCTTGGACTGGCCTTTAAACCGAACACGGACGATATTCGGGAAGCCCCTGCCGTCGAGATCATTCAAGCCCTGGTGAGGGCCGGCATTAAGGTTCGGGCCTTTGACCCCGCCGCGATGGCGGAGGCCCGAAAAGTTTTA is from Nitrospiria bacterium and encodes:
- a CDS encoding tetratricopeptide repeat protein translates to MNISEWMVPIGRRFHRRSRLGGAGVFVLLQFLSSCVGLTSPELPTATAAADHFKRGEVFFEEGKYAEAIKEYRYVAAQFPNEDLASDAQYKVAYTEIYFKNAASDYGMAEKDFQKLIQKYPNSPWKDPAQNWLSFLTQMELLKADKEKLKDDLQRLLDLDMQSEKKRRELK
- the rsmI gene encoding 16S rRNA (cytidine(1402)-2'-O)-methyltransferase, encoding MDNTEHGVLYIVSTPIGHLEDITLRALRVLKEVRLIAAEDTRHTQKMLNHYQIHTPLTSYHDHNKEEKAEVLVQRLKEGHAIALVTDAGTPGISDPGYYLINRCIQAGLPLSPVPGPSAFLAALAVSGLPTDAFLFEGFLPKKRIGRLKHLQALKDEPRTVIFYESPHRLVRSLHDVHETWGDRRAVVARELTKIFEEIIRGKLSQIIATMEGGAIRGEITLVIEGCRTISSMW
- a CDS encoding UDP-glucose/GDP-mannose dehydrogenase family protein is translated as MNIAVIGTGYVGLVTGACFAEFGVHVTCVDKDRDKIEALRKGQIPIYEPGLGELVGKNMGSGRLQFTTDIGSAVQGALAVFIAVGTPPRGDGSANLEYVEDVAETIAQHLNGYKLIVTKSTVPVGTGGRLRKIIGKNLKEQVDFDIVSNPEFLREGSAIEDFLRPNRVVIGTNSPQAEAIMKDLYRPLYLIETPFIVTEVATAEMIKYASNAFLATKISFINEMANLCERVGADVHQVAKGMGLDGRIGPKFLHPGPGYGGSCLPKDTLALVQMAKQNDCPLDLLDAVVRVNTKQKAVMVQKILQALGSVKGKNVAVLGLAFKPNTDDIREAPAVEIIQALVRAGIKVRAFDPAAMAEARKVLKGIHYCEDPYEAARDADAVVLITEWNEFRNLDLGRLRQTVHNPIFIDLRNVYDEQRMKQAGFRYIGVGRGK